ATGGAAAAAACAGTAGTAGATATGCTCTTTTGCAGTCTGAGCGACGATGTGTGAAATATCAATATTCATCTCCTTACCTTTGGCCTGCGGCGATTCTGGTATTGTTTCCGGGCTTGCTCGTAGTCCGAGATCTCCCAGATATCGTATTTGTGGAAGGTGAACATCGCGGTGGAGCACACTAACACTAACACTTACACTGGCACTGACACTGACACTGACACTTCACTGTACGCGCCGATATATCATCTTCACCTCCCGTCACATTACACTGGAACTAGCCCTTCATCCTCGGTGTCACTGACCTCTTCTCTTACAAATCCTTCCCTCCACCTGAAACAAAAGTCTCGATTACATGACGAGAACACTCCTGAGTAGTAGTGCAGAAATGTGTGGACCCCGACCTTGACTCGATGCAAACAACACGTTGACTTTCATAGCACGTTAATTTGACTAATTGTCTCCTCATTGATTTCCTCAACGGCTGCGCCCGCTAGAGGATACCGAACTGGATCTCTCACTGGTTCAAACCGCTTCTGTGTTGCAACAACCTCGTAACGGGCGAAATGCAAATAgcgaattattaaaattaataacagttttccTACTAAGTGTtgtaaaatatcacagtaaaacaccatattttttttatttttatacaccaCTATACTTctgataataaataagtatacaataaCCTTTACTTATATCAACTCACGAAATGTGTATATTTCTTTTGTGTGAGAGGCTAATTATGTCATTACGAAACCACTAACTCGTGTTGGTTTATTCATGGcgttttattaattgtttaacgTGTATTAATTATGAAGAGGCAATGATTACAAAAACTTCAGGATGCAACAATTTAAATCGTAAACTGCTTCAAAAACTGAACTAACAGTTGGGCTAACAACGTACCTACTAGTAAATAGTATTAGATAGTATCTGAAAGTATTACAATAAGTTCACAAAACGAGTAAGCTAATAATTATTGTATGTGTATTAATGATAATGGATAAATGAGTACTACTCGGTACCTGTACTCGTAGTCGCCACAGTTTACGTGAGTGGGTCGAGCAGTAAGGTAATGTGACAGCTGCTGGAAGACACAAGCGATGTCATTGTTGGGTTGACGACTCCACCACACACACTACAGCCACAGCCAGTGTTCAGCTGATCGCGTCGACTGTTTGCGCCACGGCCACGCTACTCAACTGGGTCACCCCTATCTCCACTATCACTACTGTTAACATTTCCGCTGGACTCGCTTATCTACCCATAAATGTGgaaatcctgttttatttgcgCAATTAGCAACACAAAAATCTTGCGTcgttaaataaaaattggtttacgACTTTATCTCTTGGCACATACCTTTGACATTATAGCCTATCCATCCAGAAGACCTTAAACAAAATTGGGGTAACGTAACACATCAGTCTAACAAATCAGTGAACAAACTTGGAAAAGATTTCCCCTCCAACACCCCTGTTTCATCctattattgcaaataaaattcgAAGTCCATTCACAAATGTTCAGTTttgtaaaggaaaaaaaaaatattaagacccttctttatgaaatttaaatgatACACCCCATCCTATCTGTGATGGGTAGCCGAATTGGAAATCGTTCATTATCAGAAAAATAAGCCGTTAACTACACAACTGAATGAACTGTGGTGAGCTTATTCGTTGGTGGTCTGCTTCagaattgtagttttttttttttgttttatttattttatattttgttttgtcaacttcccaataatgtaaaaatttgtatttcaactATTGTAAATCTCGTATATCCAACGTATAGACGCGTTTTGTACAATATCACTTATTTACAAAAacgtataaaagtaatttttgaacgTTTGAATACGAAGGGAGTGATAAGAGATATATGTGACAAATTCACTGATAAGATATGAGGTGTGGAAATAGACGCGGAGAAATGACGCAACCACAGGCCTACCTGAACCGTATTGCAGTACAGTATACATGCCACTAACATTGACATACTAAAGTGTTGTCACTACTACTTACCTACCTGAGCCGGTCTCCAGCAGAGAATCCATGCTACGACATTGAGATACTACAGTAAAGTGTTGTCACCACTACTGATCTACCTGAACAATACTGCAGTACAGTTACCATGCCACTAACATTGACATACTACAGTGTGGTCACTACTACTTACCTACCTGAGCCGGTCTGCAGCAGAGAATCCATGCTACGACATTGAGATACTACAGTAAAGTGTTGTCACCACTACTGATCTACCTGAACAATACTGCAGTACAGTTACTATGCCACTAACATTGACATACTAAAGTGTTCTCACTACTACTTACCTACCTGAGCCGGTCTGCAGCAGAGTATCCATGCCACTAATACTGACATACTACAGTGTGGTCACCACTACTGATTTACCTGAGCCAGTCCGCAGCAGAGGATCCATGCCACTAATATTGACATAGTACAATGTGGTCACCACTACTGATTTACCTGAGCCGGTCCGCAGCAGAGTATCCATGCCACTAATACTGACATACTACAGTGTGGTCACCACTACTGATTTACCTGAGCCGGTCCGCAGCAGAGGATCCATGCCACTAATATTGACATAGTACAATGTGGTCACCACTACTGATTTACCTGAGCCGGTCCGCAGCAGAGTATCCATGCCACTAATACTGACATACTACAGTGTGGTCACCACTACTGATTTACCTGAGCCGGTCCGCAGCAGAGTATCCATGCCACTAATATTGACATACTACAGTGTGGTCACCACTACTGATTTACCTGAGCCGGTCCGCAGCAGAGTATCCATGTCACTAATATTGACATCCTACAGTGTGGTCACCACTACTGATTTACCTGAGCCGGTCCGCAGCAGAGGATCCATGCCACTAATATTGACATACTACAGTGTTGTCACTACTACTTACCTACCTGAGCCGGTCCGCAGCAGAGGATACATGCCACTAACATTGACATACTAAAGTGTTGTCACTACTACTTACCTACCTGAGCCGGTCTCCAGCAGAGAATCCATGCTACAACATTGAGATACTACAGTAAAGTGTTATCAACACTACTGATCTACCTGAACAATACTGCAGTACAGTTACCATGCCACTAACATTGACATACTACAGTGTGGTCACTACTACTTACCTACCTGAGCCGGTCTGCAGCAGAGAATCCATGCTACGACATTGAGATACTACAGTAAAGTGTTGTCACCACTACTGATCTACCTGAACAATACTGCAGTACAGTTACTATGCCACTAACATTGACATACTAAAGTGTTCTCACTACTACTTACCTACCTGAGCCGGTCTGCAGCAGAGTATCCATGCCACTAATACTGACATACTACAGTGTGGTCACCACTACTGATTTACCTGAGCCGGTCCGCAGCAGAGTATCCATGCCACTAATACTGACATACTACAGTGTGGTCACCACTACTGATTTACCTGAGCCAGTCCGCAGCAGAGGATCCATGCCACTAATATTGACGTAGTACAATGTGGTCACCACTACTGATTTACCTGAGCCGGTCCGCAGCAGAGTACCCATGCCACTAATACTGACATACTACAGTGTGGTCACCACTACTGATTTACCTGAGCCGGTCCGCAGCAGAGGATCCATGCCACTAATACTGACATACTACAGTGTGGTCACCACTACTGATTTACCTGAGCCGGTCCGCAGCAGAGTATCCATGCCACTAATACTGACATACTACAGTGTGGTCACCACTACTTATTTACCTGAGCCGGTCCGCAGCAGATTATCCATGCCACTAATACTGACATACTACAGTGTGGTCACCACTACTGATTTACCTGAGCCGGTCCGCAGCAGAGTATCCATGCCACTAATATTGACATACTACAGTGTGGTCACCACTACTGATTTACCTGTGCCCGTCCGCAGCAGAGGATCCATGCCACTAATATTGACATACTACAGTGTGGTCACCACTACTGATTTACCTGAGCCGGTCCGCAGCAGAGTATCCATGCCACTAATATTGACATACTACAGTGTGGTCACCACTACTGATTTACCTGAGCCGGTCCGCAGCAGAGTATCCATGCCACTAATATTGACATACTACAGTGTGGTCACCACTACTGATTTACCTGAGCCGGTCCGCAGCAGAGTATCCATGCCACTAATATTGACATACTACAGTGTGGTCACCACTACTGATTTACCTGAGCCGGTCCGCAGCAGAGGATCCATGCCACTAATATTGACATACTACAGTGTGGTCACCACTACTGATTTACCTGAGCCGGTCCGCAGCAGAGTATCCATGCCACTAATATTGACATACTACAGTGTGGTCACCACTACTGATTTACCTGAGCCGGTCCGCAGCAGAGGATCCATGCCACTAATATTGACATACTACAGTGTGGTCACCACTACTGATTTACCTGAGCCGGTCCGCAGCAGAGTATCCATGCCACTAATATTGACATACTACAGTGTGGTCACCACTACTGATTTACCTGAGCCGGTCCGCAGCAGAGTATCCATGCCACTAATATTGACATACTACAGTGTGGTCACCACTACTGATTTACCTGAGCCGGTCCGCAGCAGAGGATCCATGCCACTAATATTGACATACTACAGTGTGGTCACCACTACTGATTTACCTGAGCCGGTCCGCAGCAGAGTATCCATGCCACTAATATTGACATACTACAGTGTGGTCACCACAACTGATTTACCTGAGCCGGTCCGCAGCAGAGTATCCATGCCACTAATATTGACATAGTACAGTGTGGTCACCACTACTGATTTACCTGAGCCGGTCCGCAGCAGAGTATCCATGCCACTAATACTGACATACTACAGTGTGGTCACCACTACTGATTTACCTGAGCCGGTCCGCAGCAGAGTATCCATGCCACTAATACTGACATACTACAGTGTGGTCACCACTACTGATTTACCTGAGCCGGTCCGCAGCAGAGGATCCATGCCACTAATATTGACATACTACAGTGTGGTCACCACTACTGATTTACCTGAGCCGGTCCGCAGCAGAGTATCCATGCCACTAATATTGACATACTACAGTGTGGTCACCACTACTGATTTACCTGAGCCTGTCCGCAGCAGAGTATCCATGCCACTAATATTGACATACTACAGTGTGGTCACCACTACTGATTTACCTGAGCCGGTCCGCAGCAGAGGATCCATGCCACTAATATTGACATACTACAGTGTGGTCACCACTACTGATTTACCTGAGCCGGTCCGCAGCAGAGGATCCATGCCACTAATATTGACATACTACAGTGTGGTCACCACTACTGATTTACCTGAGCCGGTCCGCAGCAGAGTATCCATGCCACTAATACTGACATACTACAGTGTGGTCACCACTACTGATTTACCTGAGCCGGTCCGCAGCAGAGGCAATATTATCCATGCCACTAATATTGACATACTAAAAAATGTTGTCACCACTACTGACCCACCTGCTCCGTACCTCAATAGTATATCCATGCCACTAACATTCACACTCGGTTGTGCTGCCAAGTCGCAACAGACGCGTTACTCAGGCTGGATTATCATTTTGAGGAGAATCGAGCACCGAGTAGGGGCCTACGCTGTGCTATTTTTAGTGCAATGGCCAGTGTGCGGCGACAACTGACTAGCGTCCAGGTGTCTGTTGTTTCTAGCGCCTGATACATTGAGAATCAATTCAATATTATTGACTAAGCAGTATTCATTGCCTTCTGAAATTTATACCTTATATGTTTTATCGGGTTTAAAAAAGACCCATTGGTTAATAAAGCAGAAGGGAACATTACCAGAAGATATGTTGACTTTTTACTTAGAGCTAAAATCAGAAACATTCAAGGCACACACTTTATTTGGATTCAGTTAAATTTTAGTACGTTTGTCCAAAATTAGTATAGAAATTAAATACTATAGAATATTGTCCTGGATCAAATTAATCCAAAGCACATCCAGGAGAGGTGCTGCACAACCGGTTATACAGTGTGCACAAAATAGGATGAAAATATAACAGctaaattgtttggtgttgtttACGAGTATTTACTGTATTTACGAGTATATACCGTATTGGGCATAGAAAATACTTATTgcacaaaattactatttttaaatatatttgaaaaaatatgctCTTAACAAGAAAATTTCCAAAGATATCCTGGTACACGTAATATGCACATACTCTATTGCATTCTAtgcaattcttaaaaaaaatcccTACTTCAACTCACAATTTTTTTCTCTGTCACAAGCATAGCTGTTCTTTTCTGTAATACTACCATAACAATATAACACAAATGCCAAATACGGTATTGTTTTCAAACATCTGATTCtagggttttatttttttgtaagtatGAACTCAACCAAGTATATATATGTTGTGTTTGTATGTAATTACAACATTTCTTATCAGTTGAATAAGACTATTGCAGAAATTATGAaagatattaacattttattctgtTAACTTCTTTTAACATAGTAACTGTTAAAAATGTACAGTCGTATAACGTAAAGAAAATCTTTTAACTGCTTAATAGATGCTATACGTATTTCATTCCGTTGCTAACAACAGAACCTATAATGCATTTGTAACGTAATTATCGGAGTTAGATACCCACAGAAACATATACCCAACATAGATTTAATCAGAGGATGGTACGGAGTATAATCTCAATACAACTACAATGTAAACCGGATTAAGCGAAACACAACATTCTCTTTAATTGGGAAAGGTTTGTTCGTAAACTTTTAATATAGGCCTTGTTTGACAGGAAAGtagttttgattttgaaatattgatttattgctCTGTAATAACTCAATTAGGGtattttaagtgatattttaGTGTTCGCCAAAACATTTACTACCCTGTTGCTATTTTTCGaagcaaaataaacttggtatcaaaatattctttaaaatgtagctatatattaatttattaaacatttttattaaatcaccAGTCTTTTGGTTAcagtatttacagtttaaaacctgaagatattttctaaaatgtttttttaaaataggcCTTAATTAATCTAAACGTTATGCAAAGCTTGTAACTTATAACTTTACTAGCTGTTATCCCcggttttaaacaatatttctctACTGAATAATAGGGAAATTATAGGCATATC
The Homalodisca vitripennis isolate AUS2020 chromosome 4, UT_GWSS_2.1, whole genome shotgun sequence DNA segment above includes these coding regions:
- the LOC124361251 gene encoding uncharacterized protein LOC124361251 — encoded protein: MPLILTYYSVVTTTDLPEPVRSRGSMPLILTYYSVVTTTDLPEPVRSRVSMPLILTYYSVVTTTYLPEPVRSRLSMPLILTYYSVVTTTDLPEPVRSRVSMPLILTYYSVVTTTDLPVPVRSRGSMPLILTYYSVVTTTDLPEPVRSRVSMPLILTYYSVVTTTDLPEPVRSRVSMPLILTYYSVVTTTDLPEPVRSRVSMPLILTYYSVVTTTDLPEPVRSRGSMPLILTYYSVVTTTDLPEPVRSRVSMPLILTYYSVVTTTDLPEPVRSRGSMPLILTYYSVVTTTDLPEPVRSRVSMPLILTYYSVVTTTDLPEPVRSRVSMPLILTYYSVVTTTDLPEPVRSRGSMPLILTYYSVVTTTDLPEPVRSRVSMPLILTYYSVVTTTDLPEPVRSRVSMPLILT